In a genomic window of Bemisia tabaci chromosome 1, PGI_BMITA_v3:
- the LOC109033186 gene encoding annexin B9 isoform X3 — MSYPNYPYHQSGTPTVRPAVPFDPRADAEVLRKAMKGIGTDEKAIIRVLTNRTNAQRQEIAVHFKSLYGKDLLADLKSETSGKFEDILKALMTPLPEFLAKELHYAMEGIGTNEETIIEIVCTASNAEIYAIKQAYEKKYGKPLESDLRGETSGSFRRLLTSLCQGNRNENMMIDNQAAFHDAQSLLRAGELQLGTDESTFNAILCSRSYPQLHQIFAEYHRLTGHDIDKAIKNEFSGDIENGLLAIVKSVRDKYGFFAERLHDCMAGAGTRDRALIRIVVFRSEIDLYDIKNAFQSRYNKTLEAAIESETSGDYKRCLLSLVSP, encoded by the exons ATGAGCTACCCGAACTATCCATACCATCAG AGTGGGACACCCACCGTCCGTCCAGCTGTGCCTTTTGATCCCCGAGCAGATGctgaagttttaagaaaagcAATGAAAGGAATTGGCACTGATGAAAAGGCCATCATCAgagttttaaccaataggacCAATGCACAACGACAAGAAATAGCCGTTCATTTCAAATCATTGTATGGCAAA GATTTGTTAGCTGATCTGAAAAGCGAGACAAGTGGAAAATTTGAGGACATACTGAAAGCTCTCATGACTCCTCTCCCTGAATTTCTGGCAAAAGAACTGCATTATGCCATGGAAGGAATTGGCACAAATGAGGAGACCATAATTGAAATAGTTTGCACTGCAAGCAACGCTGAAATCTACGCCATCAAGCAAGCATACGAGAAAA aatatGGCAAACCTCTGGAAAGTGACCTAAGAGGAGAAACATCAGGATCCTTCCGCAGATTACTCACATCTCTGTGCcag gGGAACAGGAATGAAAATATGATGATTGACAACCAAGCTGCTTTTCATGATGCGCAAAGTCTGCTACGTGCTG GTGAATTACAACTGGGCACTGATGAATCAACATTCAACGCTATCCTTTGTTCCCGTAGCTATCCTCAGCTCCATCAGATATTCGCTGAATATCATCGTCTGACCGGCCATGATATCGATAAAGCCATCAAAAACGAGTTCAGTGGAGATATCGAAAATGGTCTCCTAGCCATTG TGAAGAGTGTCCGAGATAAGTATGGGTTCTTTGCAGAGAGATTGCATGACTGCATGGCCGGAGCTGGCACTCGTGATAGAGCCCTCATTCGCATTGTTGTCTTCCGAAGTGAGATTGACTTGTATGACATAAAGAACGCGTTCCAGAGTCGCTACAATAAAACCCTTGAAGCAGCCATTGAG TCTGAAACTTCTGGAGATTATAAAAGATGTCTTCTGTCATTGGTTTCACCTTAA
- the LOC109033186 gene encoding annexin B9 isoform X1, translating into MSYPNYPYHQGSSGQSQNYMPPEHATIGLSYPMYGSAAPQGYPSTNNPHPYPPNPSNPAPYPTSGTHSQPPYPTSAQYPSTPAQCPASSYPTNPSPYPSNPSPYPSNPSSYPSNPSPYPSNSSPYPTNQFSHQSNPAAYPPSNPGYPSQNQYAPSGHSASQYCPATVPYPSNHSSQPPNRPYPTQSTGAAYQPHGQLMKSGTPTVRPAVPFDPRADAEVLRKAMKGIGTDEKAIIRVLTNRTNAQRQEIAVHFKSLYGKDLLADLKSETSGKFEDILKALMTPLPEFLAKELHYAMEGIGTNEETIIEIVCTASNAEIYAIKQAYEKKYGKPLESDLRGETSGSFRRLLTSLCQGNRNENMMIDNQAAFHDAQSLLRAGELQLGTDESTFNAILCSRSYPQLHQIFAEYHRLTGHDIDKAIKNEFSGDIENGLLAIVKSVRDKYGFFAERLHDCMAGAGTRDRALIRIVVFRSEIDLYDIKNAFQSRYNKTLEAAIESETSGDYKRCLLSLVSP; encoded by the exons ATGAGCTACCCGAACTATCCATACCATCAG GGTTCCTCAGGGCAGTCTCAGAATTATATGCCTCCGGAACATGCAACTATTGGTCTAAGTTACCCCATGTATGGGTCAGCTGCACCCCAAGGATATCCATCTACAAACAATCCTCATCCCTATCCTCCTAATCCGTCTAATCCTGCTCCCTATCCAACCTCAGGAACACACAGTCAACCCCCATACCCCACCTCTGCACAGTACCCATCCACCCCCGCTCAATGCCCAGCAAGCTCTTATCCTACCAACCCATCTCCCTACCCCTCCAACCCATCTCCCTACCCCTCTAACCCATCTTCCTATCCCTCTAACCCATCTCCCTACCCTTCTAACTCGTCTCCTTACCCTACGAATCAGTTTTCACACCAGTCAAACCCTGCAGCTTATCCCCCCTCTAATCCAGGGTATCCCTCGCAGAATCAATACGCCCCTTCTGGTCATTCCGCGAGCCAATACTGTCCGGCTACAGTCCCGTACCCCTCCAATCACTCGTCACAACCTCCTAATCGCCCCTATCCAACTCAAAGCACTGGTGCAGCTTATCAACCTCATGGTCAATTGATGAAG AGTGGGACACCCACCGTCCGTCCAGCTGTGCCTTTTGATCCCCGAGCAGATGctgaagttttaagaaaagcAATGAAAGGAATTGGCACTGATGAAAAGGCCATCATCAgagttttaaccaataggacCAATGCACAACGACAAGAAATAGCCGTTCATTTCAAATCATTGTATGGCAAA GATTTGTTAGCTGATCTGAAAAGCGAGACAAGTGGAAAATTTGAGGACATACTGAAAGCTCTCATGACTCCTCTCCCTGAATTTCTGGCAAAAGAACTGCATTATGCCATGGAAGGAATTGGCACAAATGAGGAGACCATAATTGAAATAGTTTGCACTGCAAGCAACGCTGAAATCTACGCCATCAAGCAAGCATACGAGAAAA aatatGGCAAACCTCTGGAAAGTGACCTAAGAGGAGAAACATCAGGATCCTTCCGCAGATTACTCACATCTCTGTGCcag gGGAACAGGAATGAAAATATGATGATTGACAACCAAGCTGCTTTTCATGATGCGCAAAGTCTGCTACGTGCTG GTGAATTACAACTGGGCACTGATGAATCAACATTCAACGCTATCCTTTGTTCCCGTAGCTATCCTCAGCTCCATCAGATATTCGCTGAATATCATCGTCTGACCGGCCATGATATCGATAAAGCCATCAAAAACGAGTTCAGTGGAGATATCGAAAATGGTCTCCTAGCCATTG TGAAGAGTGTCCGAGATAAGTATGGGTTCTTTGCAGAGAGATTGCATGACTGCATGGCCGGAGCTGGCACTCGTGATAGAGCCCTCATTCGCATTGTTGTCTTCCGAAGTGAGATTGACTTGTATGACATAAAGAACGCGTTCCAGAGTCGCTACAATAAAACCCTTGAAGCAGCCATTGAG TCTGAAACTTCTGGAGATTATAAAAGATGTCTTCTGTCATTGGTTTCACCTTAA
- the LOC109033186 gene encoding annexin B9 isoform X2: MAKSEENFDLLCVEHDEDFDQNHSSSESSSSSSSSSSSDEEEDRYEDYEGAHYSNYEEDIDHGTVQEFIIEEVSDSVGEVYEEALQAVVEDVADLEIQTPGNPSHVSYDYVIKELKNKKSGSSSSSSSSSSSSGGSHGKVKAKNVGAHYIPTPIPVPIHSGQHYTEPQQYAEPPHYAEPQQFGSYYEGYVPYPLSGTPTVRPAVPFDPRADAEVLRKAMKGIGTDEKAIIRVLTNRTNAQRQEIAVHFKSLYGKDLLADLKSETSGKFEDILKALMTPLPEFLAKELHYAMEGIGTNEETIIEIVCTASNAEIYAIKQAYEKKYGKPLESDLRGETSGSFRRLLTSLCQGNRNENMMIDNQAAFHDAQSLLRAGELQLGTDESTFNAILCSRSYPQLHQIFAEYHRLTGHDIDKAIKNEFSGDIENGLLAIVKSVRDKYGFFAERLHDCMAGAGTRDRALIRIVVFRSEIDLYDIKNAFQSRYNKTLEAAIESETSGDYKRCLLSLVSP; the protein is encoded by the exons ATGgctaaatcagaagaaaattttgatctACTCTGTGTCGAACACGATGAAGATTTTGATC AGAATCACTCTTCAAGTGAATCGAGCAGTTCCTCAAGCAGCAGTTCTTCTAGTGACGAAGAAGAGGACAGATATGAAGACTATGAAGGTGCTCATTACAGCAACTATGAAGAAGATATTGATCATGGAACAGTGCAGGAATTCATTATCGAGGAAGTTTCTGACTCAGTAGGTGAAGTTTACGAAGAAGCTCTTCAAGCAGTCGTGGAAGATGTGGCAGATTTAGAAATTCAGACACCAGGGAATCCAAGCCATGTCTCCTATGATTATGTCATCAAAGagctgaaaaataagaaaagtggAAGCAGCAGCTCCAGTAGTAGCAGCAGTAGCAGCAGCGGTGGTAGTCATGGAAAGGTCAAAGCTAAAAATGTAGGTGCTCATTACATTCCAACGCCCATACCAGTCCCAATTCATTCTGGGCAGCATTACACAGAACCTCAGCAGTATGCAGAACCCCCACATTATGCCGAACCTCAACAATTTGGCAGTTACTATGAAGGCTATGTTCCGTATCCCctt AGTGGGACACCCACCGTCCGTCCAGCTGTGCCTTTTGATCCCCGAGCAGATGctgaagttttaagaaaagcAATGAAAGGAATTGGCACTGATGAAAAGGCCATCATCAgagttttaaccaataggacCAATGCACAACGACAAGAAATAGCCGTTCATTTCAAATCATTGTATGGCAAA GATTTGTTAGCTGATCTGAAAAGCGAGACAAGTGGAAAATTTGAGGACATACTGAAAGCTCTCATGACTCCTCTCCCTGAATTTCTGGCAAAAGAACTGCATTATGCCATGGAAGGAATTGGCACAAATGAGGAGACCATAATTGAAATAGTTTGCACTGCAAGCAACGCTGAAATCTACGCCATCAAGCAAGCATACGAGAAAA aatatGGCAAACCTCTGGAAAGTGACCTAAGAGGAGAAACATCAGGATCCTTCCGCAGATTACTCACATCTCTGTGCcag gGGAACAGGAATGAAAATATGATGATTGACAACCAAGCTGCTTTTCATGATGCGCAAAGTCTGCTACGTGCTG GTGAATTACAACTGGGCACTGATGAATCAACATTCAACGCTATCCTTTGTTCCCGTAGCTATCCTCAGCTCCATCAGATATTCGCTGAATATCATCGTCTGACCGGCCATGATATCGATAAAGCCATCAAAAACGAGTTCAGTGGAGATATCGAAAATGGTCTCCTAGCCATTG TGAAGAGTGTCCGAGATAAGTATGGGTTCTTTGCAGAGAGATTGCATGACTGCATGGCCGGAGCTGGCACTCGTGATAGAGCCCTCATTCGCATTGTTGTCTTCCGAAGTGAGATTGACTTGTATGACATAAAGAACGCGTTCCAGAGTCGCTACAATAAAACCCTTGAAGCAGCCATTGAG TCTGAAACTTCTGGAGATTATAAAAGATGTCTTCTGTCATTGGTTTCACCTTAA
- the Tektin-C gene encoding tektin-1 isoform X2 gives MRIHSLKDWYKENLEQFENAEREQKHASKILAKSDRITEEAQHVVSRNLETTDHQFDVKLNDIEYLRELLETTKRSSDEEVEALKAYRDRVHDASSNLEENALKLCRKCISLRRNRIGVDLCHDEVENELLVECKMIEGVILLLKELFSQLTEQGRKLRSCTYFISRDLENKMSGLVIDRHNACLKPTSLHLESSQNPITLKLESSTMEEWNLYTHNNITKTRKEIEKSRPLRSYVDTILRKSVDDLNFQFDKCNRAFHQRIDEYKEAKSKLENQHFETLRQANEMIRNIDRLEKAISDKEAYMALARTRFNNRVHRPGIELCRDDVEIQLITEIKEIESSVANLHSVLNEVSEYLLHLS, from the exons ATGCGAATACACTCGCTGAAAGACTGGTACAAAGAAAACCTAGAGCAGTTTGAGAATGCCGAGAGAGAGCAAAAACATGCAAGTAAAATACTGGCGAAGAGCGATCGCATTACAGAGGAGGCTCAGCATGTGGTTAGCAGAAATCTCGAGACGACGGACCATCAATTCGACGTCAAACTCAACGACATAGAATATCTAAGAGAACTCCTCGAGACCACGAAACGAAGTTCTGATGAAGAAGTCGAAGCCTTGAAAGCATATCGGGATCGCGTTCACGATGCTTCTTCCAATCTGGAAGAAAACGCACTGAAACTGTGTCGCAAATGTATCAGTCTCAG GCGAAATCGCATCGGCGTTGATTTATGTCATGATGAAGTTGAGAACGAATTGTTGGTGGAATGTAAAATGATAGAAGGAGTGATTTTGCTCCTGAAAGAACTATTCAGCCAGCTGACGGAACAAGGGCGGAAGCTAAGATCTTGCACGTACTTCATCAGTCgagatttagaaaataaaatgagtggGCTGGTCATTGATAGACACAACGCGTGCCTTAAACCTACAAGTCTTCACTTGGAATCCTCTCAGAATCCCATCACCTTAAAACTGGA gagctcaacGATGGAAGAATGGAATTTATATACGCACAACAACATAACTAAAACACGTAAAGAAATCGAGAAATCACGACCTTTACGCTCGTATGTCGATACCATACTGCGAAAATCCGTTGACGacttaaattttcagtttgacaAGTGCAACCGAGCTTTCCACCAAAGAATTGATGAGTATAAAGAGGCaaaatcaaaattagaaaatcaacattttgag ACTTTGCGGCAAGCTAACGAAATGATTCGTAATATAGATCGACTTGAGAAGGCAATCAGCGACAAAGAGGCTTACATGGCATTGGCTCGAACTCGCTTCAACAATCGAGTTCATCGTCCTGGGATCGAATTATGCAG AGACGATGTTGAAATTCAGCTAATCACAGAGattaaagaaattgaaagttCCGTCGCAAACTTACACTCTGTACTAAACGAGGTTAGTGAATACTTATTACACCTATCCTAA